In Primulina huaijiensis isolate GDHJ02 chromosome 16, ASM1229523v2, whole genome shotgun sequence, a single genomic region encodes these proteins:
- the LOC140962173 gene encoding uncharacterized protein, with amino-acid sequence MRSSENGGIESSKEISDREGNILSFLDSTDSYLILMDSLSSVLRQGWLELASARHSMGASRINSTLFDLKSHHASTTLQVHQYDDSPDIGLPNFMLCKWASSDDSERYSEEAKFEEDELLQNKSKSPRLLHRHTSQNSDPKEIGSEAGGSPVSVVNQAQIERSKSLSMFGTLVSPKLRATQLSFERALQVLVEISNVRASLLHAHDLVQNDLKANE; translated from the exons ATGCGGAGCTCTGAGAATGGTGGGATTGAATCAAGTAAAGAAATTTCAGATAGGGAAGGAAATATATTAAGTTTCTTAGACTCCACGGATAGTTATCTGATTCTCATGGATTCTTTGTCTTCAGTTCTCCGCCAG GGCTGGTTGGAATTAGCCAGTGCTCGGCATTCAATGGGCGCATCTCGCATAAACAGCACCTTGTTCGATCTCAAGTCTCATCATGCTTCGACGACTTTACAAGTGCACCAGTATGATG ATAGCCCTGATATCGGTTTACCCAACTTCATGTTGTGCAAATGGGCATCCTCTGATGATTCCGAAAGGTACTCCGAGGAAGCCAAATTTGAGGAGGATGAATTGCTGCAGAACAAGTCTAAGAGCCCACGGCTTCTGCATCGGCATACATCTCAGAACTCTG ATCCTAAGGAGATCGGTTCTGAAGCTGGTGGATCTCCAGTTTCAGTTGTTAATCAA GCTCAAATAGAACGAAGCAAGTCTTTGTCTATGTTTGGAACGTTGGTATCTCCTAAGCTTCGTGCAACTCAACTATCATTTGAGAGGG CTCTGCAAGTATTGGTGGAGATATCAAATGTAAGAGCGTCTTTGCTACACGCTCATGATCTAGTGCAGAATGACCTGAAGGCAAACGAATAA